GCGTCACGTTCGCACGCTTCTTCGCCCCGCCGGAGCCACAAGGCGCCAAGACCGGGACGCAAGACTGGACAACGGGGCCGGAGCGCGGCCCCCTGGGCGGGCGCGCTCCCTACCCTCCGCCTGATGCCCCCCGGCCCCGCCTACGACATCCTCGCCCTCGATCTCGACGGCACCCTGCTCGCGCCCGACGGCACCGTCAGTCAGCCCAACCGCGACGCCGTCCGTGCTGCCCGCGCCGCCGGCATCGCGATCCTGCCCTGCACCGGACGCGGCTTCAACGAATGCCGCCATGTCCTCGCCGCCATCGAGCACACCGGACCCGTCGCCGTCGCGGGCGGAGCCATGCTCGTCGATGCGGCCAGCGGCACAACCCTTCATCGCTTTGCCATGAACCCGGCCATCGTCGCCCGCGCCGCCGAGGCCATCGTCGCCGCCGGGCACGCGGCTCTGGTCCACAAGGATCGGCATGCGGCCGGCTATGACTATCTCGTGGTCAACGGCCACGACCAGCGCGCGCTCGACCCGGTCAGCGTCTGGTGGTTCGAGACGCTGCGGATCACCACCCGCACCGTCGCCACACTCGAAGGCGACGAGCACCCCCAGCTGAGCGTGCGCGTGGGCCTCGTGGCCGACGCCGCCGACAGCCTGCGCCTGATGATGACCCTGCGCGAGCAGCTCGACCAGAGCGCGATCATGCACTCGTTCGCCGCCGTCGTCGGCAGCGGCACCCGGCGCGACGTGCACGTGCTGGAAATCTTCGACGCCCGGGCCCACAAGTGGTCGGCCGTCGAGTGGTTCATCGCCGACATCGCAGCGCGCATGCCCACAGCGCCCGCCCGCAACGGCTCGGGCCCGCGCGTGGCCGCCATCGGCGATCACATCAACGACCTGACCATGCTGCGGGCCGCCGACCTGGGCATCGCGATGGGCAACGCCGACCCGGCGGCACGCGACGCGGCCGATGTCGTCACCCTCTCCAACACCGACGACGGCGTGGCCCACGCCATCGGACAGATCCTCACGGGCGCGTGGTAGGCTTTGGCAGGAGCAGGCACCGTGCAGACCGCCAGCCAGATCAAGGCCATGCTCCAAGCACGCGGGCTGCGGCCGCGCAAAGCCCTCGGGCAGAACTTCCTGATCGATCAGAACCTGATCCGCAAACTCGTCGAGGCAAGCGGGGCTGGAGCGGGCGACACCGTCCTCGAAGTCGGGCCCGGCACCGGCACGCTCACCGAAGTTCTGCTCGAACGCGGCTGCCGTGTCATCGCGTGCGAACTCGATCGAGACCTGTGCGCCCTGCTGCGCGAACGCCTCGGGGCCAACCCCAACTTTTCGCTCATCGAGGGCGACTGCCTGGCGGGCAAGCGAGCGCTCTCGCCGCACCTGGAAGCCGCGCTGGGCGATGGGCCCTTTTCGCTGGTGGCCAACCTGCCCTACGGTGCCGCGACGCCCCTGCTGCTGATCCTGCTCACACGCCGGCCAGCGTGCAGCGCGATGCATGTGACGATCCAGCGCGAAGTCGCCCAGCGCCTGGCTGCCGCGCCGGGCACCGAGGCCTACGGCTCGATCAGCGTCATCGCCGCCGCCGCTGCCACCATCCAAACCATCGCAACGCTCCCACCCGAGTGCTTCTGGCCCCGGCCCGGTGTCGAGAGCGCGATGATCTCCATCCGCCGCACCAATCCCGAGGTTGTCGCGGGCACCATTGACCTGCCGCACCTGGCCGATCTCTGCCAGACGCTCTTCACCCAGCGGCGCAAATACATCCGCGCGGCCTGCCGCAACCTCGACCTGACCCTGCCTGAGGGGGTTGACCCCACCCGGCGCGTGTGCGAAATGACACTCGCCGACTTCATCGCGCTGGCACAGGCCGCCAAAATCTGATAGGCTGAGCATGGCATGGGGAGCGATTCGTTGGGCAAGGACGCGCACGATCAGCACGAGGCCCTGAATCCCGATGTGGCCGATGCGCAGGACCTGGCCCACGAACTGGCGCCCGTTCTGCGACAGACGTGCAGCGGCTGCCTCGGGCCCATCTCGTGGTTCCGCTCGACATGGCAGCACGGCGGGGCCGCCACCGGA
This is a stretch of genomic DNA from Phycisphaeraceae bacterium. It encodes these proteins:
- a CDS encoding HAD-IIB family hydrolase; translation: MPPGPAYDILALDLDGTLLAPDGTVSQPNRDAVRAARAAGIAILPCTGRGFNECRHVLAAIEHTGPVAVAGGAMLVDAASGTTLHRFAMNPAIVARAAEAIVAAGHAALVHKDRHAAGYDYLVVNGHDQRALDPVSVWWFETLRITTRTVATLEGDEHPQLSVRVGLVADAADSLRLMMTLREQLDQSAIMHSFAAVVGSGTRRDVHVLEIFDARAHKWSAVEWFIADIAARMPTAPARNGSGPRVAAIGDHINDLTMLRAADLGIAMGNADPAARDAADVVTLSNTDDGVAHAIGQILTGAW
- the rsmA gene encoding ribosomal RNA small subunit methyltransferase A — encoded protein: MQTASQIKAMLQARGLRPRKALGQNFLIDQNLIRKLVEASGAGAGDTVLEVGPGTGTLTEVLLERGCRVIACELDRDLCALLRERLGANPNFSLIEGDCLAGKRALSPHLEAALGDGPFSLVANLPYGAATPLLLILLTRRPACSAMHVTIQREVAQRLAAAPGTEAYGSISVIAAAAATIQTIATLPPECFWPRPGVESAMISIRRTNPEVVAGTIDLPHLADLCQTLFTQRRKYIRAACRNLDLTLPEGVDPTRRVCEMTLADFIALAQAAKI